Proteins from one Ahaetulla prasina isolate Xishuangbanna chromosome 2, ASM2864084v1, whole genome shotgun sequence genomic window:
- the CARNMT1 gene encoding carnosine N-methyltransferase isoform X1 produces MNTEARHHARKRARGARAAVRSRRRRKAAEMSVPTACALLRRGQQEPPRRGKAMCGDSRESEEDEEQAEPPRRDGEEAAGNTRCERDSLPQLATTKLDGKEEEKQERDHFRRIINAFRYYGINMHERVTRAERQFRTLPAVQQKLVPQFLPHLDKIRKCVDHNQGILQSIVNDCTQMFENREYDGDGNGKITPASTFDMDKLKSTLKQFVRDWSETGKPERDSCYQPIINEIVKNFPKDRWDLSRVNVLVPGAGLGRLAWEIAMLGYTCQGNEWSLFMLFSSNFVLNRCCETNSYKLYPWIHQFSNNKRSADQIQPIYFPDVDPHSLPPGANFSMTAGDFREIYSESNIWDCIATCFFIDTAHNVIDYIDTIWKILKPGGIWINLGPLLYHFENLANELSIELSYEDIKNVILQYGFHIEMENESVLTTYTVNELSMMKYYYECVMFVVRKPESSI; encoded by the exons ATGAATACGGAAGCGCGTCACCATGCGCGGAAAAGGGCGCGTGGAGCCCGAGCGGCCGTTCGCTCTCGGCGTCGGCGGAAAGCGGCCGAGATGTCGGTGCCCACCGCGTGCGCTCTGTTGCGGCGAGGGCAGCAGGAGCCGCCGCGGCGGGGCAAGGCGATGTGCGGGGACAGCCGGGAGAGCGAGGAAGACGAAGAACAGGCGGAGCCGCCCAGACGGGATGGAGAAGAGGCGGCAGGGAACACCAGGTGCGAGCGGGACTCTCTGCCGCAGTTGGCGACCACGAAGTtggacgggaaagaggaggagaagcaggaacGGGACCACTTCCGGAGAATTATCAATGCCTTCCGTTACTATGG aaTTAATATGCATGAAAGAGTGACTCGTGCAGAGAGACAATTTAGAACACTTCCAGCCGTGCAACAGAAATTGGTACCTCAGTTTCTCCCTCATCTTGACAAGATTCGAAAATGTGTTGATCACAATCAAGGGATCTTGCAGTCTATTGTGAATGACTGTACCCAGATGTTTGAAAATAGAGAATATGATGGTGAT ggAAATGGAAAGATTACACCAGCTTCAACTTTTGACATGGATAAATTAAAATCCACTCTGAAACAATTTGTAAGAGATTGGAGTGAAACTGGGAAACCTGAGAGAGATTCTTGCTATCAGCCTATCATTAATGAAATTGTAAAGAACTTTCCAAAAGACAGATG GGATCTCTCCAGAGTAAATGTCCTGGTCCCTGGTGCTGGGCTAGGTAGATTGGCCTGGGAAATAGCTATGCTTGGTTACACTTGCCAAGGAAATGAATGGAGCCTCTTTATGCTCTTTTCTTCTAATTTTGTACTGAACAG ATGCTGTGAAACTAATTCATATAAATTATATCCCTGGATTCATCAGTTTAGCAATAACAAGAGATCTGCTGATCAAATACAGCCAATTTATTTCCCAGATGTTGACCCTCACAGTCTTCCTCCTGGTGCCAACTTTTCTATGACAGCAGGCGATTTTCGAGAAATCTACTCTGAGAGTA ATATATGGGACTGCATAGCAACCTGTTTCTTCATAGACACGGCACACAATGTCATTGATTACATTGATACAATATGGAAAATACTTAAACCGGGTGGAATATGGATCAATTTAG GTCCTCTTCTTTATCATTTTGAAAATTTAGCAAATGAATTATCTATTGAATTGAGCTATGAGGATATAAAAAATGTAATATTACAATATGGATTCCATATTGAG ATGGAGAATGAATCTGTTTTGACAACGTACACTGTGAATGAATTATCTATGATGAAATACTATTATGAATGTGTGATGTTTGTGGTTAGGAAACCAGAAAGCAGTATCTGA
- the CARNMT1 gene encoding carnosine N-methyltransferase isoform X3, giving the protein MHERVTRAERQFRTLPAVQQKLVPQFLPHLDKIRKCVDHNQGILQSIVNDCTQMFENREYDGDGNGKITPASTFDMDKLKSTLKQFVRDWSETGKPERDSCYQPIINEIVKNFPKDRWDLSRVNVLVPGAGLGRLAWEIAMLGYTCQGNEWSLFMLFSSNFVLNRCCETNSYKLYPWIHQFSNNKRSADQIQPIYFPDVDPHSLPPGANFSMTAGDFREIYSESNIWDCIATCFFIDTAHNVIDYIDTIWKILKPGGIWINLGPLLYHFENLANELSIELSYEDIKNVILQYGFHIEMENESVLTTYTVNELSMMKYYYECVMFVVRKPESSI; this is encoded by the exons ATGCATGAAAGAGTGACTCGTGCAGAGAGACAATTTAGAACACTTCCAGCCGTGCAACAGAAATTGGTACCTCAGTTTCTCCCTCATCTTGACAAGATTCGAAAATGTGTTGATCACAATCAAGGGATCTTGCAGTCTATTGTGAATGACTGTACCCAGATGTTTGAAAATAGAGAATATGATGGTGAT ggAAATGGAAAGATTACACCAGCTTCAACTTTTGACATGGATAAATTAAAATCCACTCTGAAACAATTTGTAAGAGATTGGAGTGAAACTGGGAAACCTGAGAGAGATTCTTGCTATCAGCCTATCATTAATGAAATTGTAAAGAACTTTCCAAAAGACAGATG GGATCTCTCCAGAGTAAATGTCCTGGTCCCTGGTGCTGGGCTAGGTAGATTGGCCTGGGAAATAGCTATGCTTGGTTACACTTGCCAAGGAAATGAATGGAGCCTCTTTATGCTCTTTTCTTCTAATTTTGTACTGAACAG ATGCTGTGAAACTAATTCATATAAATTATATCCCTGGATTCATCAGTTTAGCAATAACAAGAGATCTGCTGATCAAATACAGCCAATTTATTTCCCAGATGTTGACCCTCACAGTCTTCCTCCTGGTGCCAACTTTTCTATGACAGCAGGCGATTTTCGAGAAATCTACTCTGAGAGTA ATATATGGGACTGCATAGCAACCTGTTTCTTCATAGACACGGCACACAATGTCATTGATTACATTGATACAATATGGAAAATACTTAAACCGGGTGGAATATGGATCAATTTAG GTCCTCTTCTTTATCATTTTGAAAATTTAGCAAATGAATTATCTATTGAATTGAGCTATGAGGATATAAAAAATGTAATATTACAATATGGATTCCATATTGAG ATGGAGAATGAATCTGTTTTGACAACGTACACTGTGAATGAATTATCTATGATGAAATACTATTATGAATGTGTGATGTTTGTGGTTAGGAAACCAGAAAGCAGTATCTGA
- the CARNMT1 gene encoding carnosine N-methyltransferase isoform X2 gives MNTEARHHARKRARGARAAVRSRRRRKAAEMSVPTACALLRRGQQEPPRRGKAMCGDSRESEEDEEQAEPPRRDGEEAAGNTRCERDSLPQLATTKLDGKEEEKQERDHFRRIINAFRYYGINMHERVTRAERQFRTLPAVQQKLVPQFLPHLDKIRKCVDHNQGILQSIVNDCTQMFENREYDGDGNGKITPASTFDMDKLKSTLKQFVRDWSETGKPERDSCYQPIINEIVKNFPKDRWDLSRVNVLVPGAGLGRLAWEIAMLGYTCQGNEWSLFMLFSSNFVLNRCCETNSYKLYPWIHQFSNNKRSADQIQPIYFPDVDPHSLPPGANFSMTAGDFREIYSESNIWDCIATCFFIDTAHNVIDYIDTIWKILKPGGIWINLDGE, from the exons ATGAATACGGAAGCGCGTCACCATGCGCGGAAAAGGGCGCGTGGAGCCCGAGCGGCCGTTCGCTCTCGGCGTCGGCGGAAAGCGGCCGAGATGTCGGTGCCCACCGCGTGCGCTCTGTTGCGGCGAGGGCAGCAGGAGCCGCCGCGGCGGGGCAAGGCGATGTGCGGGGACAGCCGGGAGAGCGAGGAAGACGAAGAACAGGCGGAGCCGCCCAGACGGGATGGAGAAGAGGCGGCAGGGAACACCAGGTGCGAGCGGGACTCTCTGCCGCAGTTGGCGACCACGAAGTtggacgggaaagaggaggagaagcaggaacGGGACCACTTCCGGAGAATTATCAATGCCTTCCGTTACTATGG aaTTAATATGCATGAAAGAGTGACTCGTGCAGAGAGACAATTTAGAACACTTCCAGCCGTGCAACAGAAATTGGTACCTCAGTTTCTCCCTCATCTTGACAAGATTCGAAAATGTGTTGATCACAATCAAGGGATCTTGCAGTCTATTGTGAATGACTGTACCCAGATGTTTGAAAATAGAGAATATGATGGTGAT ggAAATGGAAAGATTACACCAGCTTCAACTTTTGACATGGATAAATTAAAATCCACTCTGAAACAATTTGTAAGAGATTGGAGTGAAACTGGGAAACCTGAGAGAGATTCTTGCTATCAGCCTATCATTAATGAAATTGTAAAGAACTTTCCAAAAGACAGATG GGATCTCTCCAGAGTAAATGTCCTGGTCCCTGGTGCTGGGCTAGGTAGATTGGCCTGGGAAATAGCTATGCTTGGTTACACTTGCCAAGGAAATGAATGGAGCCTCTTTATGCTCTTTTCTTCTAATTTTGTACTGAACAG ATGCTGTGAAACTAATTCATATAAATTATATCCCTGGATTCATCAGTTTAGCAATAACAAGAGATCTGCTGATCAAATACAGCCAATTTATTTCCCAGATGTTGACCCTCACAGTCTTCCTCCTGGTGCCAACTTTTCTATGACAGCAGGCGATTTTCGAGAAATCTACTCTGAGAGTA ATATATGGGACTGCATAGCAACCTGTTTCTTCATAGACACGGCACACAATGTCATTGATTACATTGATACAATATGGAAAATACTTAAACCGGGTGGAATATGGATCAATTTAG ATGGAGAATGA
- the NMRK1 gene encoding nicotinamide riboside kinase 1 isoform X2, which produces MKTLVIGLGGVTNGGKTTLAGKLKKLLPNCTIISQDDFFKPESEVAKDDRGFLQYDVLDALYMETMVASIRSWMTKPEDSALPRSPSNTHDDQTGAKDIRVLIIEGFLLFNYKPLSDIWDKKYFLTIPYEECKRRRSNRIYSPPDPPGYFDGHVWPMYQKHRREMEENEASIVYLDGTKSQEDLCSRIYDDVMQELEKTIEQGFIRHA; this is translated from the exons TGTAACCAATGGAGGCAAAACGACTCTGGCAGGAAAGCTGAAGAAACTGCTTCCCAATTGTACTATAATTTCCCAAGATGACTTTTTTAAG CCTGAATCTGAAGTGGCCAAAGATGATCGTGGATTTCTGCAATACGATG TACTTGATGCCTTGTACATGGAGACAATGGTGGCAAGCATACGTTCTTGGATGACAAAACCAGAAGACTCTGCATTGCCAAGATCACCCAGTAATACACATGACGATCAGACAGGAGCAAAAGATATTCGGGTCTTAATTATTGAAGGTTTCCTTCTGTTTAACTACAA GCCCCTTAGTGATATATGggataaaaaatatttcttaacaATTCCCTATGAAGAGTGTAAAAGGCGAAGAAG CAACAGAATATATAGTCCACCAGATCCACCTGGTTACTTTGATGGACATGTGTGGCCCATGTATCAGAAACACAggagagaaatggaagaaaatgaaGCAAGCATTG TTTATTTAGATGGAACAAAATCACAGGAAGACCTCTGTTCAAGGATATATGATGATGTAATGCAGGAATTGGAAAAGACAA TTGAGCAAGGCTTTATTAGGCATGCATAA
- the NMRK1 gene encoding nicotinamide riboside kinase 1 isoform X3 has protein sequence MKTLVIGLGGVTNGGKTTLAGKLKKLLPNCTIISQDDFFKPESEVAKDDRGFLQYDVLDALYMETMVASIRSWMTKPEDSALPRSPSNTHDDQTGAKDIRVLIIEGFLLFNYKPLSDIWDKKYFLTIPYEECKRRRSNRIYSPPDPPGYFDGHVWPMYQKHRREMEENEASIVYLDGTKSQEDLCSRIYDDVMQELEKTSLL, from the exons TGTAACCAATGGAGGCAAAACGACTCTGGCAGGAAAGCTGAAGAAACTGCTTCCCAATTGTACTATAATTTCCCAAGATGACTTTTTTAAG CCTGAATCTGAAGTGGCCAAAGATGATCGTGGATTTCTGCAATACGATG TACTTGATGCCTTGTACATGGAGACAATGGTGGCAAGCATACGTTCTTGGATGACAAAACCAGAAGACTCTGCATTGCCAAGATCACCCAGTAATACACATGACGATCAGACAGGAGCAAAAGATATTCGGGTCTTAATTATTGAAGGTTTCCTTCTGTTTAACTACAA GCCCCTTAGTGATATATGggataaaaaatatttcttaacaATTCCCTATGAAGAGTGTAAAAGGCGAAGAAG CAACAGAATATATAGTCCACCAGATCCACCTGGTTACTTTGATGGACATGTGTGGCCCATGTATCAGAAACACAggagagaaatggaagaaaatgaaGCAAGCATTG TTTATTTAGATGGAACAAAATCACAGGAAGACCTCTGTTCAAGGATATATGATGATGTAATGCAGGAATTGGAAAAGACAA GTTTATTGTGA
- the NMRK1 gene encoding nicotinamide riboside kinase 1 isoform X1 has translation MKTLVIGLGGVTNGGKTTLAGKLKKLLPNCTIISQDDFFKPESEVAKDDRGFLQYDESQHLFYIAATKTECSIPSVALQRHYKMALTLHVILILSLCLCSPELCWLFLAAAAHCWLISKWLSTRTPRSLSQVLLLSKVPHIRYLCILLLPKCRTLLFSLLNFILLDSAQCSSLSRSFCNLSLSSGVLAIPASLVSSANLMSSPFIPLSKSLMKMLKSTGPKTEPWGTPLHTSLHVDVVPLRTTR, from the exons TGTAACCAATGGAGGCAAAACGACTCTGGCAGGAAAGCTGAAGAAACTGCTTCCCAATTGTACTATAATTTCCCAAGATGACTTTTTTAAG CCTGAATCTGAAGTGGCCAAAGATGATCGTGGATTTCTGCAATACGATG agtctcaacatcttttttacatcgcggcgaccaaaactgaatgcagtattccaagtgtggccttacaaaggcattataaaatggcactaacacttcacgtgatcttgattctatccctatgtttatgcagcccagaactgtgttggctttttttggcagctgctgcacattgctggctcatatctaaatggttgtccactaggactccaagatccctatcacaggtactactattgagcaaggtaccacatatacggtacctgtgcattttgttattgcctaaatgtagaaccttacttttttcactgttgaatttcattttgttagatagcgcccaatgttcaagtctgtcaagatccttctgtaacttgagcctatcttctggagtgttggctattcctgccagcttggtgtcatctgcaaatttgatgagttccccatttatccccttgtccaagtcattgatgaagatgttgaagagtactgggcctaaaacagagccttggggtactccactgcatacttccctccatgtggatgtagttccgttgaggactacacgttga